One part of the Tindallia californiensis genome encodes these proteins:
- a CDS encoding phosphate ABC transporter ATP-binding protein, producing the protein MTQAIAIKNWHVHYGKTEVLKDISLEIPEKKITALIGSSGCGKTTLLKSINRLTEEEPTATTRGEIQLKGTSIQSLPLEILRRRIGLVFQTPTPFPFSIKKNMEYGIRYHEKLTAKEEVMLIEEKLKMAGLYEEVKDRMNLSAVRLSGGQQQRLCIARSLTLNPDVLLLDEPCSSLDPKSTAVIEETLRQLAKEVSIVIVTHNMAQAKRIADYTAFISNGVLVEVQETEALFQEPKQEETRCYLEGLIG; encoded by the coding sequence ATGACCCAGGCCATCGCTATTAAGAACTGGCATGTTCATTACGGAAAAACAGAAGTATTGAAAGATATTTCTTTAGAAATACCAGAAAAAAAGATTACGGCTCTGATTGGCTCCTCCGGTTGTGGCAAAACCACTTTGCTGAAATCCATTAACCGACTAACAGAAGAAGAGCCGACAGCTACTACTCGAGGAGAAATCCAGTTAAAAGGAACTTCCATTCAAAGCCTGCCTCTGGAAATCCTTCGACGACGTATAGGGCTGGTATTTCAAACACCGACACCCTTTCCCTTTTCTATCAAAAAAAACATGGAATATGGCATTCGATACCATGAAAAATTAACGGCCAAAGAAGAAGTCATGCTGATTGAAGAAAAATTAAAAATGGCGGGGCTTTACGAAGAAGTAAAGGATCGGATGAACTTGTCGGCCGTAAGGCTTTCAGGAGGACAGCAACAGCGTCTTTGCATTGCCCGTTCCCTAACCTTAAATCCGGATGTATTGCTGTTGGATGAACCTTGTTCTTCTTTAGACCCAAAATCCACGGCTGTTATTGAAGAAACCTTGAGACAATTAGCAAAGGAAGTGAGCATCGTTATTGTAACCCATAACATGGCTCAGGCCAAAAGGATCGCTGATTATACCGCCTTTATCAGCAACGGCGTTTTAGTGGAAGTTCAGGAAACAGAAGCACTTTTTCAAGAACCGAAGCAGGAGGAAACCAGATGTTATCTGGAAGGACTCATCGGCTAA
- the pstC gene encoding phosphate ABC transporter permease subunit PstC produces the protein MFYHRLEKLFATTVRACTVVAVFILALVIFLIFRESLAIFQEVSVKDFLFGAEWRPVSHHPRIGLRPILAATLALPLVALVLALPMAVGAALFFAYLCPGPLRRPLRSLIDIMAGIPSVIYGMLGLVYLIPLMENLFSMSSGDSLLAGGVLLAIMVLPFMISVMAESMEAAGSQYLEVSKTLGVSHLYMLRELILPLSLKGMIAGAVLGTSRAMGETMAVMMVVGNSPLMPDSLLGRVKPIPSLIALEMGSAPLGSQHYHAIFGAGFVLLMLLLGINLLFYWLRRQIESRGEVS, from the coding sequence ATGTTCTATCATCGATTGGAAAAACTTTTTGCCACAACGGTACGTGCCTGTACTGTTGTGGCTGTATTCATATTAGCCCTGGTGATTTTTTTGATTTTCCGGGAAAGCCTGGCGATTTTTCAGGAGGTGTCGGTGAAGGATTTTCTCTTTGGAGCCGAATGGAGGCCTGTGTCTCACCATCCTAGGATTGGTCTGAGGCCAATATTGGCAGCAACTTTAGCCTTGCCACTGGTGGCCCTTGTGCTGGCACTGCCGATGGCGGTGGGGGCCGCTTTGTTTTTTGCATATCTTTGTCCCGGGCCTCTACGAAGACCATTACGAAGCCTTATTGATATCATGGCTGGTATCCCCTCGGTTATTTATGGAATGCTTGGTTTGGTATACCTGATTCCTCTAATGGAAAATCTTTTCTCCATGAGTTCCGGAGATTCCTTACTGGCCGGTGGTGTGTTATTGGCGATTATGGTACTTCCCTTTATGATTTCTGTTATGGCAGAAAGCATGGAAGCAGCAGGCAGTCAGTATCTAGAGGTTTCTAAAACCCTGGGCGTTTCCCATCTGTATATGTTACGGGAACTTATTTTACCCTTATCCTTAAAAGGGATGATTGCCGGAGCTGTTTTAGGGACTTCTAGGGCTATGGGAGAAACCATGGCGGTGATGATGGTGGTAGGAAACTCACCCCTGATGCCAGATTCTTTGCTGGGCAGAGTCAAGCCGATTCCTTCACTTATTGCTCTGGAGATGGGGTCTGCACCCTTGGGAAGTCAGCACTACCATGCTATTTTTGGAGCCGGTTTTGTATTGCTGATGTTGCTTTTAGGGATCAACCTTCTTTTTTACTGGCTGCGCAGGCAAATAGAAAGCAGAGGTGAAGTTTCATGA
- a CDS encoding ABC transporter ATP-binding protein, whose amino-acid sequence MALLDVKNVSIEYTTEDGVLKAVEDVSFSLEVGESVGLVGESGCGKTTLAKSVMRLLSKNGRISEGQMMFKGEDLVTKTEEEIRKLRLTEIAMVAQSAMNALNPVYTVGDQLIEGIQIHTDMTREQARERAIEVFKMVGLEEKRLKSYPHQMSGGMKQRAIIAMALTLNPSLIIADEPTTALDVVVQDRILQQVIEIQKKINSSMILITHDISVVSETCETIIVMYGGKIMEKASTKAFFTKPVHPYSLGLNNAFPSIHEIGEELISIPGSPPNLMQEQVGCRFRARCPFRTEICMEEQPPLEEVAPNHLSACHHNKEVERFREESQKRETWEKVRERIIEEIRRDVS is encoded by the coding sequence ATGGCACTATTGGATGTTAAAAATGTCAGTATTGAATATACGACAGAAGACGGTGTGCTAAAAGCGGTGGAAGATGTTTCATTTTCGTTGGAAGTAGGAGAAAGTGTGGGTTTGGTTGGAGAGAGTGGTTGTGGCAAAACGACCTTGGCTAAATCTGTTATGAGACTCCTGTCGAAAAATGGTCGCATCAGTGAAGGACAGATGATGTTTAAGGGAGAAGATCTGGTAACCAAAACCGAAGAAGAAATTCGCAAACTTCGGTTAACGGAAATTGCAATGGTCGCTCAAAGTGCGATGAATGCATTGAATCCGGTATATACCGTTGGAGATCAGCTCATTGAAGGGATACAAATTCATACGGATATGACCCGAGAACAGGCCAGAGAACGTGCCATTGAAGTATTCAAAATGGTTGGCTTGGAAGAGAAACGGCTGAAAAGCTATCCGCATCAGATGAGTGGCGGCATGAAACAGCGGGCCATTATTGCCATGGCCTTAACCCTGAATCCTTCACTGATTATTGCGGATGAGCCGACTACAGCACTGGATGTAGTGGTTCAGGATCGAATTTTGCAACAGGTGATTGAAATTCAAAAAAAGATCAATAGCTCCATGATCCTTATCACTCATGATATTTCCGTTGTGTCCGAAACCTGTGAAACCATTATTGTAATGTATGGCGGAAAAATAATGGAAAAAGCTTCTACGAAAGCCTTTTTTACGAAACCGGTTCATCCCTATTCCCTAGGACTTAACAATGCTTTTCCCAGTATTCATGAAATTGGCGAAGAGTTGATTTCCATACCCGGATCACCGCCAAATCTGATGCAAGAGCAGGTTGGGTGTCGATTCCGTGCCCGATGTCCTTTCCGGACAGAAATTTGTATGGAAGAGCAGCCTCCTTTGGAAGAAGTGGCACCCAATCACCTTTCTGCTTGTCACCATAATAAAGAAGTGGAAAGATTCCGGGAAGAAAGTCAGAAACGGGAAACCTGGGAAAAAGTAAGAGAACGGATTATTGAAGAAATAAGGAGGGATGTCTCTTGA
- a CDS encoding ABC transporter permease yields MLNYFLRRLLVMLLMIFLVSTMIFYLFRTMPGDPTAFVVDPSIPPEARQQLLERYGLDGSLWDQYKVFVSDLVRLDFGDSFFYNRPAIEIIKEKLAATLILMLTAMVFAYTIGVFGGAWMAWKRGSRLESLGITISLIFRSAPTFWVGLMMILLFSVRLGWFPAQGMRTAGTGGGTFTEIFFTLDFLKHLILPSLVAGLYFVATPMLIMRNSMLEVMSEDYIEMARAKGTKERNILYRHAARNALLPVVTAGALFIGSSIGGQVLIEVVFSWPGLGREIVTAVTRHDYPLAQGCFIIISAMVMFMNLVADMLYAFLDPRISYK; encoded by the coding sequence TTGTTAAACTATTTTTTACGTCGATTACTGGTCATGTTACTAATGATTTTTTTAGTGTCAACGATGATCTTTTACCTTTTTCGAACCATGCCGGGAGATCCGACGGCTTTTGTGGTGGATCCATCCATTCCGCCAGAAGCAAGGCAACAATTATTAGAACGCTATGGATTGGACGGAAGTCTCTGGGATCAATATAAAGTGTTTGTATCTGACTTGGTGCGATTAGATTTTGGAGATTCTTTCTTTTATAATCGTCCAGCCATTGAAATTATAAAAGAAAAACTGGCAGCCACCTTAATTCTGATGCTGACAGCCATGGTGTTTGCCTATACCATTGGTGTTTTTGGAGGTGCCTGGATGGCCTGGAAAAGAGGTTCCCGATTGGAATCCTTAGGGATTACCATCTCTCTTATTTTCAGATCAGCGCCTACCTTCTGGGTAGGGCTGATGATGATTCTTCTTTTCTCTGTGCGGCTAGGCTGGTTTCCTGCCCAAGGAATGCGGACAGCCGGAACCGGTGGAGGTACCTTTACAGAAATATTTTTTACCCTGGACTTTCTAAAGCATTTGATTCTTCCTAGCTTAGTAGCCGGTCTTTACTTTGTAGCGACCCCTATGTTGATTATGCGAAACAGTATGCTGGAAGTCATGTCAGAAGACTATATTGAAATGGCTCGGGCAAAAGGGACAAAGGAAAGAAATATTCTTTACCGTCATGCGGCCCGAAATGCCTTATTACCGGTAGTAACCGCCGGAGCACTTTTTATCGGTTCTTCCATTGGAGGACAGGTGCTGATAGAAGTTGTTTTCAGTTGGCCCGGTTTGGGACGGGAAATTGTGACAGCGGTTACACGGCATGATTACCCTTTGGCGCAAGGATGTTTTATTATTATTTCCGCTATGGTTATGTTTATGAATCTGGTAGCAGATATGTTATACGCATTCTTAGATCCGCGTATTTCTTACAAATAA
- a CDS encoding PstA family ABC transporter permease: protein MKEGVKKHWKDYVLQSWIYASLLVVMAAAAFIFGSIFIRGFSAIDMEFLTASPQGRPLGSEGGIFPAMMGSLALGLISTSLATILGLSVAVYLFLYNQSGKIDAFVRLIVQCIAGIPSIILGLFGYTFFVVLLGFGHSLLAGGLTLSIMIFPVIVINTEKALREMVAHQIMASHALGVSKSYSFFKLVWPARKKDILSGILLGTVYAMGATAPIILTAAVVSASVPNSLFRPVMALPYHLYFMAAERISMENAFGTALVLLSMFFIAYGISFYLFQDRKEEEK, encoded by the coding sequence ATGAAAGAAGGTGTGAAGAAACATTGGAAAGACTATGTTCTTCAGAGCTGGATCTATGCTTCTCTTTTGGTGGTTATGGCCGCAGCCGCTTTTATTTTTGGAAGCATTTTTATCCGGGGCTTTTCAGCGATTGATATGGAATTTTTAACCGCGTCACCACAGGGAAGGCCACTAGGCAGTGAAGGCGGTATTTTCCCCGCCATGATGGGTTCTTTAGCCTTAGGGCTGATCAGTACCTCTTTGGCAACTATCTTAGGGTTGTCCGTAGCGGTCTACCTTTTTTTGTATAATCAGTCCGGTAAAATAGATGCCTTTGTCCGGCTGATTGTTCAGTGCATTGCTGGAATACCTTCTATTATTCTAGGATTGTTCGGATATACCTTTTTTGTGGTTCTTCTTGGATTTGGCCATTCTTTGCTGGCTGGCGGACTGACCTTATCCATCATGATTTTTCCGGTCATCGTGATTAATACGGAAAAAGCTTTGCGGGAAATGGTTGCTCATCAAATAATGGCTTCTCATGCCCTGGGGGTATCAAAATCCTATAGTTTTTTTAAGCTGGTATGGCCGGCACGAAAAAAAGATATTCTTTCCGGAATCCTGCTGGGGACGGTTTATGCCATGGGAGCGACAGCGCCTATTATTCTAACAGCGGCGGTTGTATCCGCTTCTGTACCGAACTCCTTGTTTCGTCCAGTCATGGCCTTACCCTATCATTTGTACTTTATGGCAGCAGAGCGGATCTCCATGGAAAACGCTTTTGGAACCGCCTTGGTGCTGCTGAGTATGTTTTTTATAGCCTATGGGATTTCTTTTTATTTATTTCAGGATAGGAAGGAGGAAGAAAAATGA
- a CDS encoding ABC transporter substrate-binding protein, translating to MRMMKRKSSWLSLLLAAALLLSACGGGGTSEPATPVSDIPDEEMGDVVPSITIYSSLPEDNMVNYEMAQEVVEELQKLGVDATAQPMDFAVLLDVLYGDESDFDAYTIGWSGRIERLDPDMFIHSINHSANAEPGGNNTNRYRNPAFDELADAQRREMDLDARRELVWEAQKILAEDVPKITLYSRANMQTYNKELFEDVINIPGEGLFNEWTPFSIKPKTDKTVLTVASNVNIDDMNPLSSRSVYGWRNLRLIYDKLVRISPDIEPVPWAAESWDIVEDNIIDVVLREGMTFHDGEPVTVEDVKFSYELFINENVEYFASFTEPIESIEITDENTVRFILEEPYAPFITNTLAQIPILPKHIWENIDNPVQYGNEDAIGSGPFKLDRFQTGEELVLSKFDDYFEPVHIDGYIFQIFASPEGVLTALELGNVDMVSYDLVPAHTEQIANNADGQYDHLELTEADDIGFFYLGMNLDRAPFSNKDFRIAMAHLVDYDLALDVHLNGYGARGGAGLTIVEANEFWHNPEVPIYDTYDPEMAKEILIEAGFTWDSEGKLRMPAQ from the coding sequence ATGAGGATGATGAAAAGAAAAAGTAGCTGGTTGAGTTTATTGTTAGCAGCCGCATTACTGCTCAGTGCTTGTGGGGGCGGTGGAACATCAGAACCAGCAACACCGGTATCGGATATTCCAGATGAAGAGATGGGAGACGTGGTTCCGTCCATTACAATCTATAGCTCTTTACCGGAAGACAATATGGTGAATTATGAAATGGCACAGGAAGTAGTGGAGGAATTGCAGAAACTAGGCGTTGATGCAACCGCTCAGCCCATGGATTTTGCCGTATTATTGGATGTACTGTATGGAGATGAGAGTGATTTTGATGCCTATACCATCGGCTGGTCTGGACGTATTGAACGACTGGATCCGGATATGTTTATTCACTCCATTAACCACTCAGCGAATGCAGAGCCGGGTGGAAACAACACCAACCGTTACCGGAATCCAGCCTTTGACGAGCTGGCAGATGCCCAGCGTCGTGAAATGGATTTAGATGCCCGGAGAGAGTTGGTATGGGAAGCACAAAAGATTTTAGCAGAAGATGTTCCTAAAATAACCCTATACTCAAGGGCTAATATGCAGACTTACAACAAAGAGTTGTTTGAAGATGTGATTAATATTCCTGGAGAAGGCTTGTTTAATGAGTGGACTCCCTTCAGCATTAAGCCTAAAACAGACAAAACCGTCTTAACCGTGGCTAGTAACGTAAACATTGATGATATGAACCCATTAAGCTCAAGAAGTGTTTATGGTTGGAGAAACCTAAGACTCATCTATGATAAGCTGGTTCGGATTTCTCCTGATATCGAGCCGGTGCCATGGGCCGCTGAAAGCTGGGACATTGTGGAAGACAATATTATTGACGTAGTCCTTCGTGAAGGCATGACCTTCCATGATGGAGAACCAGTTACCGTGGAAGACGTGAAATTTTCCTACGAATTATTTATTAATGAAAATGTAGAATATTTTGCATCCTTTACAGAGCCTATTGAAAGCATTGAAATTACGGATGAAAACACAGTGCGATTTATCCTGGAAGAGCCTTATGCACCATTTATCACCAACACCTTGGCACAAATTCCAATTTTGCCAAAACATATCTGGGAAAACATTGACAATCCAGTGCAATACGGCAACGAAGACGCCATTGGAAGTGGACCTTTCAAGCTGGATCGTTTCCAGACAGGCGAAGAACTAGTATTATCTAAGTTTGATGATTATTTTGAACCGGTACACATTGATGGGTATATTTTCCAGATCTTTGCTTCTCCGGAAGGAGTTTTGACAGCTTTGGAATTAGGCAATGTTGACATGGTATCTTATGATTTAGTGCCAGCTCATACGGAGCAAATAGCCAATAATGCCGATGGTCAGTATGATCACTTGGAATTAACAGAGGCAGACGATATCGGATTTTTCTATCTTGGGATGAATCTGGATCGAGCACCTTTTAGCAACAAAGATTTCCGGATTGCGATGGCGCATCTGGTAGATTATGATCTTGCCTTAGACGTTCATCTTAATGGATACGGAGCACGTGGAGGTGCTGGTTTAACGATTGTAGAAGCCAATGAGTTCTGGCATAATCCGGAAGTACCTATTTATGATACCTATGATCCAGAGATGGCTAAAGAAATTCTTATAGAAGCTGGATTTACCTGGGATAGCGAAGGCAAACTTCGGATGCCAGCGCAATAA
- a CDS encoding ABC transporter permease, with protein MNVAALEKKGNSKSVFRLFVKNLRRDKLALIGVVLLIFFLTVAAFADVIAPYGPRDRHYDEEGSIRRLEPPSRAHPFGTTDVGRDIYSQVVLGTKTALMVGLLAALLVTVIGSVVGIIAGYYGGWIDTMIMRVVDFFYAIPFIPFVIVLSAVMRPSIWNVILAVSMLSWRTVARLVRSQVLSIAKRPYIKAGRVAGAGDLRLMFKYILPNVVPLILLEMAFMVNWAIAAEASIAFLGFGDPAVPSWGQILHIVFSTGNSRVAWWWITAPGVAIVLLLLSIFFLARALEEVVDPRLRGR; from the coding sequence ATGAACGTTGCAGCATTAGAGAAGAAAGGGAACAGCAAAAGTGTTTTCAGGCTGTTTGTAAAAAATTTACGTCGGGATAAATTGGCACTGATAGGTGTGGTTTTACTGATCTTCTTTTTAACGGTGGCCGCCTTTGCCGATGTAATTGCTCCTTATGGACCCAGAGATCGGCATTATGATGAAGAAGGTAGTATTCGTCGTTTGGAACCGCCTTCCCGTGCTCACCCTTTTGGAACCACCGATGTAGGTCGTGATATTTATTCTCAGGTAGTATTGGGAACCAAAACCGCCTTAATGGTAGGCTTATTGGCAGCGCTGCTGGTAACCGTTATCGGTTCTGTGGTGGGAATTATTGCAGGTTATTATGGAGGATGGATAGACACCATGATAATGAGGGTGGTCGACTTTTTCTATGCCATTCCGTTTATTCCTTTTGTGATTGTGTTATCGGCCGTGATGAGGCCGAGTATTTGGAATGTTATTCTGGCAGTATCCATGCTTTCCTGGCGGACGGTGGCAAGGTTGGTACGTTCTCAGGTGCTTTCCATTGCCAAAAGGCCGTATATTAAAGCAGGACGGGTGGCAGGTGCCGGTGATTTGAGGCTGATGTTCAAGTATATTCTGCCAAACGTAGTCCCGTTAATCTTGTTGGAGATGGCATTTATGGTAAACTGGGCAATTGCCGCTGAAGCCAGTATTGCTTTTCTTGGTTTTGGCGATCCAGCGGTTCCCAGCTGGGGCCAAATCCTGCACATTGTCTTTAGTACCGGTAACTCCCGTGTAGCCTGGTGGTGGATTACAGCTCCCGGTGTTGCCATTGTTCTGTTGCTTCTGTCTATTTTCTTTTTAGCCAGAGCCTTAGAAGAAGTCGTAGATCCAAGATTGAGGGGGCGATAA
- a CDS encoding HAD family hydrolase, whose protein sequence is MSLILNIPGDQRYEIEHIVFDLNGTLAIGGQLSDETVALLKNLSAQASLHIITADTHGTAPLIEKRLEGAATVKVVRGSQTTEDKEAFIEALGASHTIAVGNGANDMAMFRKAALAIGIIGGEGAFAPLMTVSDIVVTNIEAALCLLLEPNRMIATLRR, encoded by the coding sequence ATGTCACTTATTTTGAATATACCAGGAGACCAAAGGTATGAAATTGAACATATTGTTTTTGACTTAAACGGAACCTTGGCCATCGGCGGGCAGCTATCTGACGAAACGGTGGCTTTATTAAAAAACCTTTCAGCACAGGCATCACTCCACATTATTACAGCCGATACCCATGGGACAGCTCCACTCATTGAAAAACGTCTGGAAGGAGCAGCGACGGTAAAAGTGGTTCGTGGTTCACAGACCACAGAAGATAAAGAGGCCTTTATTGAAGCTTTGGGAGCCAGTCATACCATTGCTGTTGGTAATGGAGCCAATGATATGGCGATGTTTCGTAAAGCGGCTCTGGCCATTGGAATAATTGGCGGAGAAGGTGCTTTTGCTCCCCTAATGACCGTGTCGGATATAGTGGTGACAAACATTGAAGCCGCATTATGTTTATTACTAGAGCCTAATAGAATGATTGCTACCTTGCGTCGATAA